The Desulfobulbaceae bacterium genomic interval ATCACCGGTTCGAAAAGGTTTTGTAATCCGCAGCAAAACTCCGGCCATTAAGTTCGCAATAACATTTGTTGATGAGAATGCAATTATTCCTGAAAGGAGAATTCCTATTAACCCAATTATCTTGTTACGAAAACTCTCGCTTATAGGTAGAGCAATTACAATTGCCAAAATGCTTACAATTGTCAAAGCCAGCATTAAAATTTGAAGGGGAAACTTGCGCTCGTTGCCGAGTTCGGGACGTCTTCCGATAAGGAACCAATGAGACCCCCACAGAACAGCGCCAGAAGCAATAAAGATGCTAAAGGAAGGAAGAAAGGCAAGAAGAAAATTTATGATCCTAGACGAAATTTGCATATGTGATACCCTCTAACGTGGCGGATGAACAGCGCCGCTTATGGCGCTCGATGGATTTCCTTATGCAGACAAAATATCATAGTTTTAAATAGTTATCTTGGTCATCCCCCCTGCTGCCCCCCTGTTGATTTTATACAGTCTCCTGCCATACTCATATTTTTCATAATAATGAACCCCAATTTTTCTGCATAAATTGTAATTCACATTAACAATTTATGCAGAATGGCCCAATGTAGGCTTTATGATTTCTAGAAAACTGATCTCAAATTTATTGGCGCTAGCCGACTTCTACCCGGTTGTCGTCGTTACCGGCCCGAGACAGGCGGGTAAGACAACCTTGTGCCGGGCCGCCTTCCCGGACAAGGCCTATGTTTCACTGGAATCCTTGGACACCCGCGAATTTGCGCAAACCGATCCGCGCGGTTTTCTTGCCGAATATCAACAGGGCGCTATCATTGACGAAATCCAGCAAGTGCCAAGCCTTGCGAGCTATCTCCAGAGCGAGGTAGACGAACGATCGACACCTGGACGATTCATTCTCACCGGCTCGCAACATTTCGGGATTTCGCAAACCATCTCCCAGTCTCTCGCTGGTCGGTGTGGACTGCTGGCACTGCTTGCCCCGGACTGGAACGAACTACGCCAGTTTGATTCAGTGCAACAGATCTCTACACTCTGCTTTGGCAAGGTTCCTATCCCCGGATTTATGACCGGAATATTCCTGCACACCAGTGGCTCGCCGACTACACCGCTACCTATGTTCAGCGCGATGTTCGTCAAGTATTGAATGTTGGCGATCTTTTGGCATTTTCAAGTTTCCTGAAACTCTGTGCCGGACGGACTGCGCAAGAGATCAACCTATCTGCCCTAGGAAGCGATGCCGGTATTTCTCATAATACGACGCGGGCCTGGTTATCGATTCTTGAAACAAGCTATCTAATTCATCGACTTCCAGCATGACATAACCATAATATTCGCAAGCAGATGGTAAAAGCGCCTAAACTCCATTTCTTAGATAGTGGATTATTATGTTATCTGCTGAACATCAGGGAACCCGAACAATTGCGACACCATCCTTTGCGTGGTTCCATCTTTGAAAGTTGGGTGGTATCAGAACTCTACAAAGCTCAGGTCCATCGGGGAGAACAACCAAACCTCTATCACTATCGTGAAAGTCGCGGACTGAAGATGGATGTCCTGGTAGATTTGGGTGATCGCCTTTGTGCCATCGAGGTCAAGTCTGCCGCCACGATAGCGACGGATTTCTTTAAATGCTTCGATCCATTTGCCGGGAGGATATCCAATACCAATCTTCCTTCGCAAATTGAAAACATCGTTATATATGGCGGTGAAACCTCGCAACTTCGATCAAAGGCACGGATTATTGCCTGGAAGGATGTGGGGGAGATTCTGCAGAGTAAGAAAGAGGGTTAACTAAGACTGGTTGGCTTCCTCTCTCCGCGCTCCCGGCGGTTCGCTACGGCTACCGTCCGAATTCAACCAATCTGGTCTTCCCTTCGTGCATTTCCAAGCCAAACTTTACCAGTCTTTCTTTTAATTCAGCCTGAGTTAGCGCGGCCAGACCCCAGTTCATTCCCAGTTCAGTTACCCCAGCCCCCCAGTCCACTG includes:
- a CDS encoding DUF4143 domain-containing protein encodes the protein MVKAPKLHFLDSGLLCYLLNIREPEQLRHHPLRGSIFESWVVSELYKAQVHRGEQPNLYHYRESRGLKMDVLVDLGDRLCAIEVKSAATIATDFFKCFDPFAGRISNTNLPSQIENIVIYGGETSQLRSKARIIAWKDVGEILQSKKEG
- a CDS encoding AAA family ATPase, with the translated sequence MISRKLISNLLALADFYPVVVVTGPRQAGKTTLCRAAFPDKAYVSLESLDTREFAQTDPRGFLAEYQQGAIIDEIQQVPSLASYLQSEVDERSTPGRFILTGSQHFGISQTISQSLAGRCGLLALLAPDWNELRQFDSVQQISTLCFGKVPIPGFMTGIFLHTSGSPTTPLPMFSAMFVKY